One region of Solanum pennellii chromosome 6, SPENNV200 genomic DNA includes:
- the LOC107023194 gene encoding pumilio homolog 2-like encodes MLSEFGPSPMLGNNDNSFGDEFEQEIGMLLREQRRQEADDHEKELNLYRSGSAPPTIEGSLSAVGGLFNNNGFMSEEELRSDPAYLSYYYANVNLNPRLPPPLLSKEDWRFAQRMQGGSSAIGDRRKVNKNDNGSSSGRSLFAMPPGFNSIKAENENESDKLQGSVEWGGDGLIGLPGLGLGSKQKSIAEIFQDDLSRATPAPGPPSRPASRNAFDESSDNLGSAEAELSHLRHEFSTSDPLRSVSNGQGSSAVQHVGAPASFSYAAALGASLSRSTTPDAQRIARAPSPSLTPIGGGRVGNSEKRSANSPNSFNGVSHTAESADLLAALSSMNLSNGSQNNSQQHAYLKRSESAQFNMSSKSHSAKGPYINTGAGNNGRSDLNSSNHHDDLHRSAVASNNSYVKGSQTSTLNGGGGVLSQYPHMDSPSNYGLGSHSVNPVTSHLGNYNLPPLFETAAAASGMALPGMDSRMLGASHLNSGVSEQNLGRMGNQMSGSALQASFMDPMYLQYLTAEYVAQVSALNDPSMDRNYMGNSYMDLFQKAYLGNALSPKSQYGVPLSSKGSGSNHLGYYGNPAFGVGLSYPGSPLASSVVPNSPVGPGSPMRHSDYNMRFSGAMRNITSGVIGSWHLDNMENSFASSLLEEFKSNKTRCFELSEIAGHVVEFSADQYGSRFIQQKLETATPEEKNMVFQEIIPQALTLMTDVFGNYVIQKFFEHGMASQRRELASKLFSHVLTLSLQMYGCRVIQKAIEVVDVDQKIKMVEELDGHVMRCVRDQNGNHVVQKCIECVPEKHIQFIVSTFFGQVVNLSTHPYGCRVIQRVLEHCCDAITQSKVMEEILGSVSMLAQDQYGNYVIQHVLEHGKPHERSAIIEELAGKIVQMSQQKFASNVVEKCLAFGGASERQLLVDEMLGTTDENEPLQAMMKDQFANYVVQKVLETCSDQQRELILSRIKVHLNALKKYTYGKHIVARVEKLVAAGERRIAAQSPNLA; translated from the exons ATGCTATCTGAATTTGGTCCAAGTCCAATGCTTGGAAACAATGATAATTCGTTTGGTGATGAGTTTGAGCAAGAGATAGGAATGTTACTTCGTGAACAGAGGAGACAGGAAGCTGATGATCATGAAAAGGAGCTGAATTTGTATAGAAGTGGGTCAGCTCCACCTACTATTGAGGGTTCTTTAAGTGCAGTTGGTGGGTTGTTTAACAATAATGGGTTCATGTCTGAAGAGGAGCTTAGGTCTGATCCTGCTTACTTATCATACTATTATGCGAATGTTAATCTTAACCCTAGGTTGCCTCCACCACTGTTGTCTAAGGAGGATTGGAGGTTTGCACAGAGGATGCAAGGAGGGAGTTCTGCAATTGGGGATAGGAGGAAGGTGAACAAGAATGATAATGGGAGTAGTAGTGGGAGGTCACTCTTTGCTATGCCTCCGGGGTTTAACTCGATAAAAGCTGAGAACGAGAACGAGTCAGACAAATTGCAGGGTTCAGTAGAGTGGGGTGGCGATGGGCTGATTGGTTTGCCAGGACTAGGACTAGGTAGTAAACAGAAGAGCATTGCTGAAATATTTCAG GATGACTTGAGCCGTGCGACTCCTGCTCCTGGTCCCCCTTCACGACCAGCTAGCCGCAATGCTTTTGATGAAAGTAGTGATAACTTGGGTTCAGCAGAAGCTGAGCTGTCTCACCTCCGTCATGAGTTTTCAACTTCAGATCCTTTAAGGTCAGTATCCAATGGACAAGGCTCATCTGCTGTTCAACATGTTGGTGCGCCTGCTTCCTTTTCATATGCTGCTGCTTTGGGTGCTTCCTTATCAAGAAGCACTACTCCTGATGCCCAGCGCATCGCTAGGGCTCCTAGCCCTTCCCTCACTCCTATCGGTGGAGGAAGGGTAGGCAATTCTGAGAAGAGGAGTGCTAATAGTCCAAATTCATTTAATGGTGTCTCTCACACCGCTGAGTCTGCAGATCTGCTTGCTGCTTTGTCTAGCATGAATCTTTCAAATG GTAGTCAGAATAACTCTCAGCAGCATGCATATCTGAAGAGATCTGAATCTGCTCAGTTTAATATGTCGTCCAAATCTCACTCTGCTAAAGGACCATATATTAACACTGGTGCCGGCAACAATGGGCGGTCAGACCTTAACAGTTCTAACCATCATGACGATCTGCACAGATCTGCGGTTGCCTCTAATAATTCTTATGTGAAAGGATCTCAAACATCCACACTGAATGGTGGAGGTGGTGTACTTTCTCAATATCCGCATATGGATAGTCCTTCCAATTATGGTTTAGGTAGTCATTCCGTCAATCCAGTGACAAGCCATCTTGGCAACTATAATCTGCCTCCTTTGTTTGAAACTGCTGCTGCCGCGTCTGGGATGGCTTTACCTGGAATGGACTCTCGAATGCTAGGGGCATCTCATTTGAACTCTGGGGTCTCAGAGCAGAATCTGGGCAGAATGGGAAATCAAATGTCTGGAAGTGCTTTACAGGCATCCTTCATGGATCCTATGTATCTTCAGTACTTGACAGCTGAATATGTTGCACAGGTTTCCGCACTGAATGATCCTTCCATGGATAGGAATTACATGGGCAATTCTTATATGGACTTGTTTCAGAAAGCTTATCTTGGTAATGCACTATCTCCAAAGTCGCAATATGGTGTCCCACTCAGCAGTAAAGGTAGTGGTTCAAATCATCTTGGCTATTATGGCAATCCTGCATTTGGAGTTGGTTTATCATATCCTGGAAGTCCATTGGCAAGTTCTGTCGTTCCAAACTCTCCAGTCGGTCCTGGTAGTCCAATGAGGCACAGTGATTATAATATGAGGTTCTCTGGTGCAATGAGAAACATAACTTCAGGTGTAATCGGATCATGGCACTTGGATAACATGGAAAACAGCTTTGCTTCCTCTCTATTGGAAGAGTTCAAGAGTAATAAGACCAGGTGTTTTGAGCTTTCAGAAATTGCTGGTCACGTTGTCGAGTTCAG TGCGGACCAGTATGGTAGCCGGTTCATCCAACAAAAACTGGAAACTGCCACCCCTGAGGAGAAAAACATGGTTTTTCAGGAAATTATTCCCCAAGCTCTTACTTTGATGACTGATGTTTTTGGTAATTACGTAATCCAGAAG TTTTTTGAACATGGAATGGCATCTCAGAGGAGAGAATTGGCTAGCAAACTCTTTAGCCATGTATTAACACTGAGCCTTCAGATGTATGGTTGCCGCGTGATTCAGAAG GCTATAGAAGTGGTAGATGTGGACCAGAAGATTAAAATGGTTGAGGAGCTTGATGGTCATGTCATGCGCTGTGTACGAGATCAGAATGGGAATCATGTCGTCCAGAAGTGTATTGAATGTGTACCAGAAAAACACATTCAATTCATTGTCTCTACATTTTTTGGTCAAGTTGTGAATCTCTCTACCCATCCATATGGCTGTCGTGTAATTCAG AGAGTATTGGAACACTGCTGTGATGCAATTACACAAAGTAAAGTGATGGAAGAAATTCTGGGATCTGTTAGCATGTTGGCACAAGATCAGTATGGTAATTATGTTATTCAG CATGTCCTGGAGCATGGGAAGCCACACGAGCGTTCTGCTATTATTGAGGAACTAGCTGGGAAGATTGTGCAAATGAGCCAGCAGAAGTTCGCctctaatgttgttgagaaGTGTCTAGCTTTTGGTGGTGCCAGCGAAAGGCAGCTCCTGGTGGATGAGATGCTTGGCACGACTGATGAAAATGAACCTCTTCAG GCAATGATGAAAGATCAGTTTGCAAATTACGTTGTACAGAAAGTGTTGGAAACATGCAGTGATCAGCAACGCGAGCTGATCCTTTCTAGAATAAAGGTTCACTTGAATGCTCTGAAGAAATACACCTATGGAAAGCACATTGTTGCTCGTGTTGAGAAACTTGTTGCAGCTGGAG AACGAAGAATTGCTGCTCAGTCTCCAAATCTTGCTTAG